From Mucilaginibacter rubeus, a single genomic window includes:
- a CDS encoding MutS-related protein, which translates to MEQTIITDYTQRANLAAAEAANYKSLANSYSLMRLGIFAMVALTIAVAIHYDNFSIIAVAFVLLVFAFAWLVSRQSAFEKQKQYYDDLQQVNENEIGSIQSYSNIYNDGARYANDKHFYTSDLDIYGNASLYQLINRTATTPGNNKLAGWLNAPASKQIVLQRQEAVKEIAAKNSWKLDLQTRLVFAIKQDINQLKNLFKYLHIPLDMPGEKWLAAYTKIAPYLFTALLIAAYFYSPAKLVATAIGLFNMGVVFSKAAYIRKADLIAGKIGDTLSNYADVFKCIEDQQWQAGYNDSLAKQLKNDKTSARIKELGQLINKLNYHLNLIVGFVLNLFFLWDIRQIIAIENWKRQNQDSLEAAFDVIAEFESLLSLAGLAVNYPEWSFPVIDDRAGYTLTAQAIAHPLIDVAKRIENDYELDNTFKVDIITGSNMAGKSTFLRTVGINTVLALSGAPVCAKSMQVSVITMISYMRIKDSLNESTSTFKAELDRLQMLLGAVESEPKVFFLIDEMLRGTNSVDKYLGSKAVIEQLIRKNAVGMVATHDLQIAQLETKYPDYVRNFYFDIQVVNGEMLFDYKIKHGECKTFNASLLLKQIGIEVDAE; encoded by the coding sequence ATGGAACAAACAATTATCACAGATTATACCCAAAGGGCAAACCTCGCCGCGGCCGAAGCCGCTAACTATAAAAGTCTTGCCAATAGCTACTCACTGATGCGGTTGGGTATATTCGCTATGGTGGCTTTAACAATTGCCGTCGCTATCCACTACGACAATTTCAGCATCATAGCTGTAGCCTTTGTGTTACTGGTTTTTGCTTTTGCCTGGCTGGTATCGCGCCAGAGCGCTTTTGAAAAACAGAAACAGTATTATGATGACCTGCAGCAGGTAAATGAAAATGAGATTGGCAGTATCCAGTCATACAGCAATATTTACAACGATGGTGCCCGTTATGCCAACGACAAACATTTTTATACGTCCGATCTGGATATCTACGGTAACGCATCGTTATACCAGCTTATTAATCGTACAGCTACTACGCCGGGTAACAATAAACTGGCGGGCTGGCTTAATGCCCCGGCAAGCAAGCAAATTGTATTACAACGGCAGGAAGCTGTTAAGGAAATAGCAGCTAAAAACAGTTGGAAACTCGACCTGCAAACACGTCTTGTTTTCGCCATAAAGCAGGATATTAATCAACTTAAAAACCTGTTTAAATATTTACATATTCCCCTGGACATGCCTGGCGAAAAGTGGCTTGCCGCTTATACCAAAATAGCGCCTTATCTTTTTACAGCGTTGTTGATAGCTGCTTATTTCTATTCACCGGCAAAGCTTGTGGCAACGGCAATCGGTCTGTTTAATATGGGCGTGGTATTTTCAAAAGCAGCCTATATTCGTAAGGCCGATTTGATTGCGGGTAAAATAGGGGATACTTTATCTAATTATGCCGATGTGTTTAAATGTATTGAAGATCAGCAATGGCAGGCAGGTTATAACGACTCTTTGGCCAAACAATTAAAAAATGATAAAACATCGGCCCGGATAAAAGAACTGGGCCAACTGATCAATAAGCTTAATTATCACCTTAACCTTATAGTTGGCTTTGTACTCAACCTGTTTTTTCTGTGGGATATCCGCCAGATCATTGCTATTGAAAACTGGAAACGCCAAAATCAGGACAGCCTCGAAGCCGCTTTTGATGTAATTGCCGAATTTGAATCGCTCCTGAGCCTTGCCGGCTTGGCTGTTAACTACCCGGAGTGGAGTTTTCCTGTAATTGATGACAGGGCCGGTTATACCCTCACTGCCCAGGCCATAGCCCATCCGCTTATTGACGTTGCTAAGCGTATCGAGAACGACTACGAGTTGGATAACACTTTTAAGGTGGATATCATCACCGGATCAAACATGGCCGGTAAGAGCACTTTTTTGCGTACAGTAGGCATTAATACCGTGCTGGCCTTAAGCGGTGCGCCGGTATGCGCCAAAAGTATGCAGGTTTCGGTGATCACCATGATCAGTTACATGCGGATCAAAGATTCGCTCAATGAAAGTACTTCAACCTTTAAGGCAGAACTCGACCGCCTGCAGATGCTGTTAGGTGCTGTTGAAAGTGAGCCTAAAGTGTTTTTCCTGATTGACGAAATGCTACGTGGTACTAACTCGGTTGATAAATACCTTGGCTCGAAAGCGGTTATAGAACAGCTGATCCGTAAAAACGCGGTAGGTATGGTTGCCACCCATGATTTGCAGATAGCCCAGCTGGAAACTAAATACCCTGACTATGTTCGTAACTTTTATTTCGATATCCAGGTAGTGAACGGCGAAATGCTGTTTGATTACAAGATCAAACACGGCGAATGCAAAACTTTCAATGCCTCGTTATTGCTTAAACAAATAGGGATTGAGGTGGATGCGGAGTAG
- a CDS encoding sensor histidine kinase, translating into MFKRIKPALIIEICIHLLFWALIIFTPIISRPDMRGFPQPAFSLGHIISFNFVLAAEFYLNAFVLIPKILKSNIWLYFFALIASFVVFNVILMEVRHFFPVPHFPWMGQHHRPQGPYLVIFPLLSITAGSFAYHYLADQFKAINKKKDIDNASLISELAFLRSQISPHFIFNVINSAVALSRLNPSAVEPTLIQLSKLLRYMLYVTDAEKVTLCQKEDYLRSYIELQQLRFRDQVKVSFSSDIKAPEKSIEPMLLIPFVENAFKHGTGDIEKPAIAITLFSDEKNLRFSVQNVYNATETNKDNASGIGLANVKRRLELLYPGKHNLYINKNEQAYIVMLQLELK; encoded by the coding sequence ATGTTTAAAAGGATAAAACCGGCGTTGATCATCGAAATTTGTATCCATCTGCTGTTTTGGGCGCTGATTATTTTTACGCCCATCATTTCCAGACCAGATATGCGTGGTTTTCCACAGCCGGCGTTTTCTCTGGGCCATATCATCAGCTTTAATTTTGTACTTGCCGCTGAGTTTTATCTTAATGCGTTTGTTCTCATCCCAAAAATCTTAAAAAGCAATATCTGGCTATATTTCTTCGCGCTGATAGCTTCATTTGTAGTGTTTAATGTGATACTGATGGAAGTACGACATTTTTTCCCAGTGCCGCATTTTCCGTGGATGGGCCAGCATCACCGGCCGCAGGGCCCCTACCTGGTCATTTTTCCGCTATTGTCCATCACTGCCGGCAGCTTCGCATACCACTACCTGGCCGATCAGTTTAAGGCCATCAACAAGAAAAAGGATATCGATAATGCTTCGCTGATATCTGAACTGGCCTTTTTACGGTCACAGATCAGTCCGCATTTTATTTTTAATGTGATCAACAGCGCGGTGGCCCTTTCAAGGTTAAACCCATCGGCAGTTGAGCCTACGCTTATTCAGCTTTCCAAGTTACTTCGCTATATGCTCTATGTAACCGATGCTGAAAAGGTTACGCTGTGCCAGAAGGAAGACTATCTCCGCAGTTATATCGAACTACAGCAACTCCGTTTTCGCGATCAGGTGAAAGTCAGCTTCAGCTCAGATATCAAAGCCCCTGAAAAATCCATTGAACCTATGCTGCTGATCCCATTTGTGGAAAACGCCTTTAAGCATGGCACAGGGGATATTGAAAAGCCTGCTATCGCCATCACACTGTTTAGCGATGAAAAAAACCTGCGCTTCAGCGTGCAGAATGTATACAATGCCACCGAAACCAATAAGGATAATGCCTCAGGTATTGGCCTGGCCAATGTTAAACGCAGACTGGAACTGCTGTATCCTGGTAAACATAACTTATATATAAATAAAAACGAGCAGGCATATATAGTTATGCTGCAATTGGAACTTAAATGA
- a CDS encoding glyoxalase superfamily protein has translation MSITKPILRIFDYDKAIEFYITWLGFKTDWEHKPEGVPVYIQISLRDVVLYLSEHHGDASPGSHVAIDDFTELRDYHAHLIAKKYKYNRPGLEVPEWNDKAIMMTVHDPFGNRLTFSEELKG, from the coding sequence ATGTCAATAACAAAACCTATTCTCCGGATTTTTGATTACGATAAGGCCATTGAGTTTTATATTACCTGGCTTGGCTTTAAAACCGATTGGGAGCACAAGCCCGAAGGTGTGCCGGTATACATCCAGATTTCCCTGCGTGATGTGGTACTTTACCTGTCCGAACATCATGGCGATGCAAGTCCGGGAAGCCACGTAGCCATCGATGATTTTACCGAGCTAAGGGATTACCACGCGCACCTCATCGCCAAAAAATACAAATACAATCGCCCCGGTTTGGAAGTACCCGAATGGAACGATAAGGCAATCATGATGACAGTTCATGATCCGTTTGGTAACAGGTTAACATTTAGCGAGGAATTAAAGGGATAA
- a CDS encoding outer membrane beta-barrel family protein: MKRFYILIALFCFALSAQAQFGVGGGGPSVTGRISGTVIDSLTKKPLDYATVGLYRVGGKSPITGVLTDEKGNFKLDNVKAGTYKLAVSFIGYPTKFIEPVTTTASKPDNKLGQIFISPGAHALKEVAVVGQAALIENKIDKIVYNAEKDLTAAGGNATDVLQKVPLVNVDINGNVSIRGDQNIKVLINGKPSGATSASLSDVLKTIPADQIKSIEVVTSPSAKYDAEGSGGIINIITKQKNVSGFSGSVSGGVGTRQNNGNVNVNYNKNRFSLGINAGGNLTWPQTSLTTFDQVISTPASGSDPAVELHNHNSTSSKIKRHGAIGSVTAGYEFNAFNSINSTFRLNDGGFNTNGGGDYNRTLNGSSLDYIGRTTSHNHFGGFDWNIDYTHKFKKEGHELVVSGQWSHSDITTDYTSLFTAVNPSQVGDNNGKNNEYTGQADYTLPVNKVLKIEAGAKTIQRRINSNYDIFNTDADGNNPVRDALNSNLYDYNQNVYAGYSVLTFTLPKSYSILVGGRIENTRIKGDPQNPFQEEGSSGFQTLQPFTASYTTYIPSLTLQKQFGSNTIKLSYSKRIQRPSLQFLNPFINRSNVQNQTVGNPNLQPEISQTVELNYNTFVKSSVLNFSVYYKHTSGLIEGIAQPITDTINGKPVIATRTTYSNIGINNSIGASFFGSINPVKPLTIRASINAFTYSPSPQGVFISNSSATGTYLQYSAFGSASYQFPHNFLAELFGFTNSSRRTIQGTNPSFGIYAFGVKKQFLDKKLAIGFNTVQPFARDKHFDQNINSPGFTQTSSTAFPFRSFGITFSYSFGKLSFSNPNQQKKGVNNDDQKQGDQAGGQGGPGGR; this comes from the coding sequence ATGAAACGTTTTTACATACTTATTGCATTATTCTGCTTTGCGTTATCGGCCCAGGCTCAGTTTGGAGTTGGAGGTGGAGGCCCTTCGGTAACGGGCAGGATATCTGGTACGGTGATTGACTCACTTACCAAAAAACCATTGGATTATGCCACGGTGGGCTTATACCGTGTGGGCGGGAAATCGCCGATAACCGGTGTTTTAACTGATGAAAAAGGAAACTTTAAACTGGATAATGTAAAGGCAGGCACCTACAAACTGGCAGTTTCATTTATTGGTTATCCAACTAAATTTATTGAGCCGGTTACTACTACCGCCTCAAAACCAGATAATAAACTGGGCCAGATATTTATTTCGCCGGGAGCTCACGCGCTGAAAGAAGTTGCGGTAGTTGGTCAGGCTGCCCTGATTGAAAATAAGATTGACAAAATAGTTTACAACGCCGAAAAAGACCTTACAGCAGCCGGCGGTAACGCTACCGACGTGTTACAGAAAGTGCCGTTGGTAAACGTTGACATTAACGGTAACGTATCTATCCGCGGAGACCAGAACATTAAAGTATTAATAAACGGTAAGCCTTCCGGCGCTACATCGGCAAGCTTATCTGATGTGTTGAAAACTATTCCAGCCGATCAGATCAAAAGCATCGAGGTTGTAACTTCTCCGTCTGCAAAATACGATGCTGAAGGTTCGGGCGGTATCATCAATATCATCACCAAACAAAAAAATGTATCCGGCTTTAGCGGTTCGGTAAGCGGTGGTGTAGGTACCCGTCAAAATAACGGCAACGTTAATGTTAACTACAACAAAAACCGTTTCAGCTTAGGTATCAACGCCGGTGGTAACTTAACGTGGCCGCAAACCTCGTTGACCACTTTCGACCAGGTGATCAGCACACCTGCAAGCGGCAGCGATCCGGCTGTTGAGCTGCATAACCACAATAGTACATCAAGCAAAATTAAAAGGCATGGCGCTATAGGTTCGGTTACTGCGGGTTACGAGTTTAACGCGTTTAACAGCATCAACAGTACTTTCAGGTTAAACGATGGTGGTTTTAACACCAATGGAGGTGGCGATTACAACCGTACACTGAATGGCAGTTCATTAGATTATATCGGCAGAACTACCTCACATAACCATTTTGGTGGCTTTGACTGGAATATCGATTATACCCACAAATTCAAGAAAGAAGGCCATGAATTGGTAGTTTCTGGTCAGTGGAGCCATAGCGATATCACAACCGATTATACCAGCTTGTTTACCGCGGTAAACCCAAGCCAGGTTGGTGATAACAATGGTAAAAACAATGAGTACACCGGTCAGGCAGATTATACCTTACCGGTAAATAAAGTGTTAAAAATTGAAGCCGGTGCTAAAACTATCCAACGCCGCATCAATAGTAACTACGATATATTTAATACCGATGCAGATGGCAATAACCCGGTTAGGGACGCACTAAACTCAAACCTGTACGATTACAACCAGAACGTATACGCGGGCTACTCTGTGTTAACATTTACTTTGCCTAAAAGCTATTCCATTTTAGTTGGTGGCCGTATTGAAAACACCAGGATCAAAGGCGACCCGCAAAATCCTTTCCAGGAAGAAGGTAGCTCTGGTTTCCAGACACTGCAGCCATTTACTGCAAGCTATACAACTTATATCCCAAGCTTAACATTGCAGAAACAGTTTGGCTCAAACACCATTAAGTTGTCATACAGCAAACGTATTCAGCGTCCAAGCTTACAGTTTTTGAACCCCTTCATTAACCGTAGCAACGTACAAAACCAAACTGTAGGTAACCCTAACCTGCAACCTGAGATTTCACAAACTGTTGAATTGAACTACAATACATTCGTCAAATCATCGGTGCTTAACTTCTCGGTTTATTACAAACATACCAGCGGCCTTATTGAAGGTATAGCACAACCAATTACCGATACCATTAACGGTAAACCGGTTATTGCAACACGTACCACGTATTCAAACATTGGTATAAACAATTCAATTGGCGCAAGCTTCTTTGGTTCAATAAACCCTGTTAAACCGTTAACTATCCGCGCAAGCATTAACGCGTTTACTTACAGCCCAAGTCCGCAAGGCGTGTTTATTTCAAACTCATCGGCAACTGGCACATACCTGCAATATTCTGCTTTCGGCAGTGCATCGTACCAGTTCCCGCATAACTTCCTTGCCGAGTTGTTTGGTTTCACCAACTCATCACGCAGGACCATTCAGGGTACCAACCCATCGTTTGGCATCTATGCATTCGGTGTCAAAAAACAGTTTTTGGATAAAAAACTGGCTATCGGCTTCAACACCGTACAGCCATTTGCAAGGGATAAACACTTTGATCAAAATATCAACAGCCCTGGCTTTACACAAACCAGCTCAACAGCATTCCCATTCCGTTCATTCGGTATCACGTTTAGCTATAGCTTTGGTAAGTTAAGCTTCAGCAATCCTAATCAGCAGAAAAAAGGCGTTAACAACGACGACCAAAAACAAGGCGATCAGGCCGGTGGTCAGGGTGGCCCGGGAGGCAGGTAA
- a CDS encoding DUF4249 family protein encodes MEIKTYIRYTYLALVAACLMMASACKKNSSDVNAVNKPVVEAYLVAGQPLSLKVYQQKDLTDTATYGAAITGLTINVSNGAQTVKLTEGANGTYTYSDTTFIAANKIYTMQFTYNNISVSASTIMPGKPAGFKLTDSVFHEPNALDQAYNDKVRATVTWTNPDSLQHMLLFKNIDSNPFEIIAVRSNRTPSFEINTERASIYNITQTTFKYYGHYKVILLRVNDEYINVLTSNTRGSSQNLVNTPTNVVNGLGIFTAMQADTLNLRVTTE; translated from the coding sequence ATGGAAATAAAAACATACATTCGATATACATATCTTGCATTAGTAGCCGCCTGCCTCATGATGGCATCGGCCTGCAAAAAAAATTCATCTGACGTAAACGCGGTGAACAAGCCGGTTGTTGAAGCCTACCTTGTTGCCGGTCAGCCGTTATCATTAAAAGTGTATCAGCAAAAGGACCTTACCGATACAGCTACTTACGGGGCTGCCATTACCGGCTTAACCATAAACGTGAGTAATGGTGCGCAAACCGTTAAACTTACCGAGGGCGCCAATGGTACTTACACTTACAGCGATACTACTTTTATAGCCGCTAACAAAATATATACTATGCAGTTTACCTACAACAACATTAGTGTAAGCGCGTCGACAATTATGCCGGGCAAGCCCGCCGGTTTTAAACTAACCGACAGTGTATTCCACGAACCTAACGCGCTTGATCAGGCTTATAATGATAAAGTGCGGGCAACTGTTACCTGGACAAACCCCGATTCGTTACAGCATATGCTGCTTTTCAAGAATATTGATAGCAATCCCTTCGAGATCATAGCCGTAAGGAGTAACAGAACGCCGAGCTTTGAGATTAACACCGAACGTGCTTCGATTTACAATATCACGCAAACCACCTTCAAATACTACGGCCATTATAAAGTGATATTGCTGAGGGTAAATGATGAATACATTAATGTGCTAACCAGTAACACCCGTGGCAGCTCGCAAAACCTGGTAAACACCCCAACAAATGTTGTTAACGGTCTGGGCATTTTTACCGCCATGCAGGCCGATACTTTAAACTTGAGGGTAACTACGGAATAA
- a CDS encoding LytR/AlgR family response regulator transcription factor — MMRCLIIDDEPLALDLLEDNLKHVNTIQIVARCRNAGEAIIAMQKEQIDLIFSDIYMPGINGLQLIRSLTHKPMVIFVTAYEKFAVEGFELDVVDYLVKPVPLDRFLKACHKALDLYELRRSYVPQQPTSKNYFFLHADYNLVKINFDQVEYIEGLKDYIKVHLINQQKPVLSRISLKAIELQLPPDQFFRVHKSYLVNLDHVSQMRRARIKLINTEIPLSDGYRDVINRMIGKV, encoded by the coding sequence ATGATGCGATGTTTAATAATTGATGATGAGCCGCTGGCGCTCGACTTGCTAGAAGATAACCTGAAGCACGTTAACACCATACAGATAGTAGCACGGTGCCGTAACGCAGGCGAGGCAATCATAGCTATGCAAAAAGAACAAATAGACCTTATTTTCAGCGACATATATATGCCCGGCATTAACGGGTTACAACTTATCCGGAGCCTTACGCATAAGCCTATGGTGATTTTTGTGACCGCTTATGAGAAATTCGCGGTAGAGGGCTTTGAGCTTGACGTGGTTGATTACCTGGTAAAACCAGTGCCTTTAGACCGCTTTTTGAAAGCCTGCCATAAAGCGCTTGACCTGTACGAACTTCGCCGCAGTTATGTGCCGCAGCAACCCACAAGTAAAAACTACTTTTTTCTGCATGCCGATTACAACCTCGTAAAAATCAATTTTGACCAGGTTGAATACATTGAAGGCCTTAAAGATTATATCAAAGTACACCTCATCAATCAGCAAAAGCCCGTGCTGTCGCGCATCAGCCTTAAGGCTATTGAGCTGCAACTACCTCCCGATCAGTTTTTCCGTGTACATAAATCATATCTTGTAAATCTGGACCACGTATCTCAAATGCGCCGCGCACGTATTAAGCTTATTAATACTGAGATACCATTAAGCGATGGTTATCGTGATGTGATTAACCGGATGATAGGGAAGGTGTAA
- a CDS encoding TonB-dependent receptor: protein MKKFFLLLITSFVFCGMVAHGQQTQQKLKKIVVNHFFSCPLDQLFDTLAMDYKVRIVFEREPLHEMDVVEHFFEEPLKEVIAKVCDENNLHYWIESSGTIYILQNTDDLARLQKLNKLSLQASNAVKAKEIEAPKVKPKHFLVSINGRVIDQQTGESLPSATVKIRGTDLNVMTNADGYFTMFRVPSDTSVVEVSYTGYQTDYFRLSSEKLNSPLICGLYSSLNSLNEVTITGKKSGVMNTDSRQVGVLQLSPANLDKLPTMGDKDVLRAFQLMPGVAGTNESSSGAYVRGGTPDQNLVVLDGFTIYQVDHLYGFFSAFNASAIKDVQLYKGGFTAKYGGRLSSVTELNGKEGNKNETNIGTDLSLLSASGYLETPLSDKSTLLLAVRRSYQGPFYNKIFNQFNQTSTTQGGGPGGGGGRGGFGGGGFANQITPSSYFYDFDAKYTYSISQKDKVSWSLYTGTDKTDNSRQLGLPSFLSSGGSGINITDYTKYGNLGSSIKWFRQWSKKLYSNNYITYSSYFNDRNRSTSGFAQIDTNGISHTLSNGTLETNNLKDVGYKSEWEWTASNKYKLLFGGFVSYKKIDYEYTQNDTSKLINQHNNAVLAGFYTELAIDPNSKFHIQPGLRTSYFGPTSKPYFEPRLSASYSVNDRLTIKGATGQFYQFENQVIREDILAGNRNFWVLSNNSNIPVGMSRHFILGTSYETDELLFSVEGYYKTLSGLTQYTVRQTQPTGGGFRMEANQNQTQTVTENFYEGTGRAKGVEFLVQKKMGRYTGWISYTLAQAQNKFSAFGNYYYDADQDVRHEFKSINMYHYERWNFAATFLFSTGHPYTAPLSSYSIKTVDGNSITYLNISDKNAERLPAYHRLDMSVSYDLLKIDGHKIGSIGLSLFNVYNHVNTWYREYQMQNNQVITTDVNYLGFTPNVTLSLRWK, encoded by the coding sequence ATGAAGAAATTTTTCCTATTGTTAATAACCTCGTTCGTGTTTTGCGGTATGGTGGCCCATGGTCAGCAAACGCAGCAAAAACTAAAAAAAATTGTAGTCAATCATTTTTTTTCATGCCCGCTTGATCAGCTCTTTGATACACTGGCTATGGATTATAAGGTCCGTATCGTATTTGAACGGGAGCCTTTGCATGAGATGGACGTAGTAGAACACTTTTTTGAAGAACCACTGAAAGAAGTAATAGCCAAGGTTTGCGATGAAAACAACCTCCATTACTGGATAGAATCAAGCGGAACCATCTACATCCTCCAAAACACCGACGACCTGGCCAGATTGCAGAAACTCAACAAGCTTTCCCTCCAGGCTTCTAACGCGGTAAAAGCCAAAGAAATTGAAGCGCCTAAAGTTAAACCCAAACATTTCCTGGTCAGTATTAACGGGCGGGTCATCGACCAGCAAACGGGCGAATCCCTCCCGTCGGCCACGGTCAAGATTCGGGGCACCGATCTCAACGTTATGACCAATGCCGATGGTTATTTCACCATGTTCAGGGTACCTTCGGATACATCGGTAGTGGAGGTATCGTACACTGGTTACCAGACAGATTATTTCAGGCTGAGCAGTGAAAAGCTGAATTCGCCGCTGATCTGTGGTTTGTATTCGTCGCTTAACAGCTTAAATGAGGTTACTATTACCGGTAAAAAAAGCGGTGTTATGAATACCGATAGCAGGCAGGTTGGTGTGTTACAGCTTTCGCCGGCCAACCTGGATAAGCTGCCGACTATGGGCGATAAGGACGTGTTACGTGCCTTTCAACTGATGCCCGGCGTAGCAGGTACCAACGAGTCATCATCCGGCGCTTATGTGCGTGGCGGTACCCCCGATCAGAATTTGGTGGTACTGGATGGCTTTACCATTTACCAGGTCGATCACCTTTATGGTTTCTTCAGCGCTTTTAACGCCAGCGCCATTAAAGATGTGCAATTATACAAAGGAGGCTTTACGGCCAAATATGGCGGCAGACTTTCAAGCGTTACCGAACTTAACGGCAAGGAAGGCAACAAGAACGAAACCAACATAGGTACCGATTTGAGTTTGCTCAGCGCCAGCGGTTACCTCGAAACCCCGCTGTCAGATAAGTCAACCTTGCTGTTAGCCGTTAGACGTTCATACCAGGGGCCGTTTTATAACAAGATTTTTAACCAGTTTAATCAAACATCAACTACCCAGGGTGGCGGTCCCGGTGGTGGTGGCGGCCGGGGTGGTTTCGGCGGTGGAGGTTTCGCCAACCAGATCACTCCAAGCTCTTACTTTTATGATTTTGACGCTAAATACACCTACAGTATCAGTCAAAAAGATAAGGTATCATGGAGCTTGTACACCGGTACCGATAAAACGGATAATAGCAGGCAGTTGGGTCTGCCATCTTTCCTGTCATCGGGCGGCAGTGGCATTAACATTACCGATTATACCAAGTACGGCAACCTGGGCAGTAGCATCAAATGGTTCAGGCAGTGGAGTAAAAAACTATACTCCAACAACTACATTACCTACTCATCTTATTTTAACGACAGGAACCGCAGCACTTCGGGCTTTGCTCAGATCGACACCAACGGCATCTCGCACACCCTAAGCAACGGTACCCTGGAAACCAACAACCTGAAGGATGTGGGCTATAAATCTGAATGGGAATGGACAGCCAGCAACAAATACAAACTGCTTTTCGGTGGTTTTGTGTCTTACAAAAAGATAGATTACGAGTATACACAAAACGATACCAGCAAACTCATTAACCAGCATAATAACGCGGTGCTGGCCGGTTTTTATACCGAGTTGGCTATCGATCCAAACAGTAAATTCCATATTCAGCCGGGCTTGCGTACTTCCTATTTCGGCCCTACATCCAAGCCTTATTTTGAACCACGGTTGTCGGCAAGTTATAGTGTTAACGACCGCCTTACCATCAAAGGTGCAACCGGGCAGTTTTACCAGTTTGAAAACCAGGTGATCCGTGAGGATATTTTGGCCGGGAACCGCAATTTCTGGGTATTATCCAACAACAGCAATATTCCGGTTGGTATGTCAAGGCATTTTATATTGGGCACCAGTTATGAAACTGATGAGCTTTTATTTAGCGTTGAGGGGTATTACAAAACACTTAGCGGCCTTACCCAGTACACCGTAAGGCAAACGCAACCTACAGGCGGCGGCTTCAGGATGGAGGCTAACCAAAATCAAACACAAACCGTTACCGAAAACTTTTATGAAGGAACCGGCCGGGCTAAAGGCGTTGAGTTTCTGGTGCAGAAAAAGATGGGGCGCTATACCGGCTGGATCAGCTATACCCTTGCCCAGGCCCAGAACAAATTCTCGGCTTTTGGCAATTATTACTATGATGCAGATCAGGATGTTCGTCACGAGTTTAAATCTATCAACATGTACCACTACGAACGCTGGAACTTTGCGGCAACATTCCTGTTCAGTACCGGTCACCCTTATACAGCTCCCCTATCCAGCTATAGCATTAAAACAGTTGATGGCAACAGCATTACTTACCTCAACATCAGCGATAAAAATGCCGAACGCTTGCCGGCCTATCACCGCCTGGATATGTCGGTATCGTATGATCTGCTGAAAATAGACGGGCATAAAATCGGTTCGATTGGTTTGTCGCTCTTCAACGTTTACAACCACGTAAACACCTGGTACCGCGAATACCAGATGCAAAACAACCAGGTTATTACCACCGATGTTAACTACCTCGGCTTCACCCCTAACGTTACATTAAGCTTAAGATGGAAATAA